A DNA window from Arachis duranensis cultivar V14167 chromosome 3, aradu.V14167.gnm2.J7QH, whole genome shotgun sequence contains the following coding sequences:
- the LOC107478388 gene encoding malate dehydrogenase, mitochondrial, translating to MKLNPLVSSLSLYDIAGTPGVAADVSHVNTRSEVAGYQGEGELGKALEGADVVIIPAGVPRKPGMTRDDLFNINAGIVKSLCTAISKYCPKALVNMISNPVNSTVPIAAEVFKKAGTYDEKRLFGVTTLDVVRAKTFYAGKANVPVAGVNVPVVGGHAGITILPLFSQATPKANLDHDVIVALTKRTQDGGTEVVEAKAGKGSATLSMAYAGALFADACLKGLNGVPDVVECSFVQSNVTELPFFASKVRLGKNGVEEVLGLGALSDYEKQGLENLKPELLASIEKGIKFAKQ from the exons ATGAAGCTCAACCCACTCGTTTCTAGCCTCTCCCTTTACGATATCGCCGGCACCCCCGGCGTCGCCGCTGATGTCAGCCACGTCAACACCAGATCTGAG GTCGCTGGATATCAAGGTGAAGGAGAGCTTGGAAAAGCTTTGGAGGGAGCTGACGTCGTTATAATCCCAGCTGGTGTTCCCAGGAAGCCTGGAATGACTCGCGATGATCTCTTCAACATTAATGCCGGCATTGTCAAGTCTCTGTGCACTGCTATTTCCAAGTACTGCCCCAAG GCCCTTGTTAACATGATTAGCAATCCTGTGAACTCCACTGTTCCCATTGCTGCCGAGGTTTTCAAGAAGGCAGGAACATATGATGAGAAGAGGTTGTTTGGGGTCACCACCCTTGATGTTGTTAGGGCAAAAACTTTCTATGCTGGAAAGGCCAATGTTCCGGTTGCTG GGGTCAATGTACCGGTTGTAGGTGGCCATGCAGGCATCACTATTCTGCCATTATTTTCTCAA GCAACACCGAAAGCCAATTTGGATCATGATGTCATAGTAGCTCTTACGAAGAGAACACAAGATGGTGGAACGGAAGTTGTTGAAGCCAAGGCAGGAAAGGGTTCTGCAactttgtcaatggc CTATGCCGGAGCCCTCTTTGCCGACGCTTGTCTCAAGGGCCTCAATGGTGTCCCAGATGTTGTTGAGTGCTCATTTGTGCAATCTAATGTCACTGAACTTCCTTTCTTCGCTTCAAAG GTGAGACTCGGAAAGAACGGTGTGGAGGAAGTTCTGGGATTGGGGGCTCTTTCAGATTATGAGAAACAAGGCCTTGAAAACCTTAAGCCTGAGCTCTTGGCATCTATTGAGAAGGGAATCAAATTCGCcaagcaataa